From a region of the Lactuca sativa cultivar Salinas chromosome 4, Lsat_Salinas_v11, whole genome shotgun sequence genome:
- the LOC111889058 gene encoding uncharacterized protein LOC111889058 produces the protein MAMFLMMICHNQRYVILRRRFQHSKQTMHKYFYEVLDKMMVFAKDIIVPTSFNPNPNIPGHNRRLRRIFRGAVGALDGTSVHAIVPLDKQRLYRGRGKGDCYQNVLAICDFNMIFTFVVAGWEGIAHDSRILSEALTDRDAPFPFPPPDKYYLCDAAYTHTRGFMAPYRNVRYWLGDFHRRRALTNKEKFNHSHAKLRNVVERAFGLLKARFPILKRMAPFPLVTQRHIVIACFALHNYIIKEGLSDEYFSQYNQVDISLQSNNVQDDDEEEEDDVDEVQPHGCARDWEYMVHLRDQIVDQLMRVE, from the exons ATGGCGATGTTTTTGATGATGATTTGTCACAATCAACGTTATGTAATCCTCAGACGTAGATTTCAACACTCAAAACAAACGATGCATAAGTATTTTTATGAAGTATTGGATAAAATGATGGTGTTTGCAAAAGATATAATTGTACCAACTTCCTTTAATCCAAATCCAAACATCCCGGGACATAATAGGAGGTTACGAAGGATTTTCAGAGGAGCGGTTGGTGCGCTTGATGGAACTTCGGTACATGCTATTGTCCCTCTCGACAAACAACGTTTGTATAGAGGAAGGGGAAAAGGCGACTGCTATCAAAATGTATTGGCAATATGCGACTtcaatatgatttttacatttgTCGTGGCTGGATGGGAAGGGATAGCACATGATTCAAGAATATTATCTGAAGCTTTAACAGATCGAGATGCACCATTTCCATTTCCACCACCAG ATAAGTATTACCTTTGTGATGCTGCGTATACACACACTCGAGGATTTATGGCTCCTTATCGTAATGTGCGGTATTGGCTTGGAGATTTTCATCGAAGACGTGCATTAACCAACAAAGAAAAATTTAATCACTCACATGCAAAACTTCGAAATGTCGTTGAACGTGCTTTTGGTCTCTTGAAAGCACGTTTCCCTATATTGAAGAGAATGGCTCCATTTCCATTGGTTACACAAAGACACATCGTCATTGCATGTTTTGCGCTTCATAATTATATAATAAAAGAGGGATTAAGTGATGAGTATTTTTCTCAATATAATCAAGTCGATATATCACTTCAAAGCAACAATGTAcaagatgatgatgaggaggaggaggatgacGTGGATGAGGTACAACCACACGGATGTGCAAGAGACTGGGAATATATGGTTCATCTACGAGATCAAATTGTTGACCAGTTAATGCGTGTAGAATGA